CGGTGCAGAGGCACGCGGCGGCTTCAAGGTCGACGAGGCCGTTAAGGAGGGAACAGCAAGGGGCCACCGGTGGCTGCCCCAAAGTCACATTCAGAAGACCGTTGAGCACGTTGGCGCACACGCCGAGTTTGAGTGCGTCACGTGGGCAGGCTGCAGTGCCACGCCCGCCGGAAGGTGTGGATGGGGTGGATCCGGATCCACCAGATCCACCCGATCCACCCTTGTGGTGGTGCTTATTGTGCTTTGGTGGAGGAGGGCATGGTGCATTGTTAGCGGAAACAAGTGCAAAGAAGAGGATGTTGAGTGTGAGGAAAAGAGCAAGGGAAGTGGTTTTGGAAGCCATCTCTTCAACTTAATAATTAGTTATGTAACTCACTCACAAGTGCTTGAGCTTAATTAAGATATTATTAGTGTTTGTTGAAGATGGGAAATACTTGGAGTGAACGGTTGTTTATATAGTGCGAGGGTGATGAGTTGTTCTAACTTTAAATATTCATGAGTGGAcgtacaattattattattatttcaaataaattaaagatcGGAATAGGGACTTTATAAgaaatattttgaatatttatttttgtcttagTAAATCGATATAAATTTCTTTATTATTTGACATAACATACATGATATgaacataaaatatattttacattttatttagtgaaagagaaaaattatatatatatatatatatatagaatgataatatttttaatgtattcaCTCATGCAagagttagttttagatttatataaattttatatatgtcttttttttatatcatatcataaaattatttcttttataaaatattaagtGTAGAAAATAAGACACATAAATAATAACTATATCTCTAATAATACTTCAtttctttaattattatatataatacactGTTTTACCTTGTACATATAgatgtatttttatataaaaattgcgataatcattttatataatatagaCTTACTACTGGAAGCACACACAGTAAGAAAAaagttatatattaaaaataagatatacAAAGTAATGAGTGCTATGaagaaaattaagaaataatGGCCATGTTAAAAATATCATCGTtacatgtctctttttattaatttgaatttttaggAGTAGTTTTATGATATGATATCagaatttttatgataaaaaaatttagattcaaatttcaaatcttgtTATTCTCATGTATAAAGAagtgtattaaaaatataatcatataagaagtgtattaaaaatataatcatataattatttatgtatcttcttctattaaattaaattttttaga
Above is a genomic segment from Arachis stenosperma cultivar V10309 chromosome 1, arast.V10309.gnm1.PFL2, whole genome shotgun sequence containing:
- the LOC130972459 gene encoding 14 kDa proline-rich protein DC2.15-like — protein: MASKTTSLALFLTLNILFFALVSANNAPCPPPPKHNKHHHKGGSGGSGGSGSTPSTPSGGRGTAACPRDALKLGVCANVLNGLLNVTLGQPPVAPCCSLLNGLVDLEAAACLCTALKANVLGLNLNLPISLSLLLNVCSRKVPHGFQCN